Proteins encoded by one window of Tunturibacter psychrotolerans:
- a CDS encoding efflux RND transporter permease subunit, whose translation MRLVLAALGRPLTVIVALIAIIAGFFMAIGRMRMDIFPEVGNPVIYVAQPYGGMTPAQMEGFLTYYYEYHFLYITGIQAVDSKSVQGAALMKLTFREGTNMQQAMAETVGYVNRARAFMPPGTVPPFITRFDPGSVAVGLLLFTSNSHTQGELQNIALNQVRPLFATLPGVSAPPPFGGNQRTIVVTLDPDKLKQYGVSPEQAIAAVTSGSVVSPSGNLYDGTLNRIVRTNSTLGPELNDLMAAPIHPRSGANIYLRDIGTIENGTDIVTAYAHVDGRRTVYIPVTKRSDASTLAVIQAVRAAIPSFKKVMPDDVDVQLAFDQSGYVSNAINGLVREAALGAILTGLVVLLFLRDWRGALIVVANIPFALFTAVLLLWATGQTINIMTLGGLALAVGVLVDEATVEVENIHTQLLPGVSRARAVLEACRRTVLARLLSMLCVLAVFVPSFFMNGVGRQLFVPLSLAVGFAMVASYFLSSSLVPVFATWIMKESHKGEEREGSFGRLRTRYERYLNFVLDRRWHVILGYFAISALILFLVAPRIESEIFPDSNGPVLRMRLKAPIGTRIEETEPMVINALDLIRKTVGKDNVEITSDYVGVQPSSYPVNLIHLFTSGPEEALVQVQLRPGHPDDERLREDLRAAFHKEMPNLTIAFEAGDIISQVMSFGSPTPIQIDVQGVDIDQDYAYLAKVEAELRKLDFLRDISIVQPHLYPTVEVTVNRDYAGQFGLTMADVTNSLTPATGSSRFTAPNYWRDPRTGNAFQIQVQLPSNRMQGLGALCTLPLMRDGQTQPQLDQVAKLEYGTMPEMIERLSGQRIVSVTANLHGMPLGEAQKRIAAVLKNLPAAPKGSVVAVRGQIPALEETISGLRTGLLLAIAVIFLLLMANFQSLRLPLAILSTIPGVLCGVVLMLLFTGTTLNIQSFMGAIMAVGISVANSILLVSFAEQARHQNEDVETATRTGATSRIRAILMTATAMICGMVPMAIGFGEGSAQSAPLGRAVIGGLIFSTLTTLTVLPAVYALLQRKASTTSNSLNPEDPSSRYHVHP comes from the coding sequence ATGCGTCTAGTTCTCGCAGCTCTGGGTCGTCCTCTCACCGTGATCGTGGCGTTGATCGCAATCATCGCCGGGTTCTTCATGGCGATTGGGAGAATGCGCATGGATATATTCCCCGAAGTGGGAAATCCTGTGATCTACGTCGCGCAGCCTTACGGCGGCATGACACCCGCTCAGATGGAAGGATTTCTTACCTACTATTACGAGTACCACTTCCTCTACATCACCGGCATTCAAGCGGTAGACAGCAAGAGCGTCCAGGGCGCTGCTCTGATGAAGCTTACCTTCCGTGAAGGCACAAACATGCAGCAGGCGATGGCCGAGACGGTCGGCTATGTGAATCGCGCCCGAGCCTTCATGCCACCCGGTACAGTACCGCCTTTCATCACGCGCTTCGATCCTGGAAGTGTTGCCGTTGGTCTCCTCTTGTTTACGAGCAATAGCCACACGCAAGGCGAATTGCAGAACATCGCTCTGAATCAGGTGCGCCCTCTGTTTGCGACGCTTCCCGGAGTTTCTGCACCGCCTCCTTTTGGTGGCAACCAGCGAACGATAGTCGTTACGCTCGATCCCGACAAGCTCAAGCAGTATGGGGTCTCTCCTGAACAGGCGATAGCAGCAGTGACTAGCGGCTCGGTCGTATCACCCTCCGGCAATCTCTACGACGGAACCCTGAACCGCATCGTTCGGACGAACTCCACACTGGGGCCCGAACTGAACGACTTGATGGCGGCTCCCATTCATCCGCGTTCTGGAGCCAACATCTATTTGCGCGACATCGGAACCATCGAGAATGGGACGGATATCGTGACGGCCTACGCTCATGTCGATGGCCGTCGTACCGTCTACATCCCGGTGACGAAGCGGTCGGATGCATCCACGCTGGCGGTTATTCAAGCCGTAAGAGCGGCAATCCCCAGCTTTAAGAAAGTGATGCCGGATGATGTCGACGTGCAACTGGCGTTCGACCAATCCGGTTATGTATCGAACGCAATCAATGGCCTCGTCAGAGAAGCGGCACTCGGCGCGATCCTGACAGGATTAGTTGTCCTGTTGTTCCTGAGAGATTGGCGCGGCGCATTGATCGTCGTAGCCAACATCCCCTTCGCTCTTTTCACAGCTGTACTCCTCTTATGGGCCACAGGCCAGACGATCAACATCATGACGCTTGGTGGACTCGCACTGGCGGTAGGTGTCCTCGTGGATGAAGCGACGGTCGAAGTAGAGAACATCCATACACAGCTCCTGCCAGGTGTCTCTCGGGCACGAGCTGTTCTCGAAGCCTGCCGTCGTACCGTGCTGGCCCGACTGCTTTCGATGCTCTGCGTTTTGGCGGTATTCGTTCCGTCTTTCTTCATGAATGGAGTCGGACGGCAGCTCTTCGTTCCGCTGTCTCTTGCTGTCGGCTTCGCTATGGTCGCGTCATACTTTCTGTCGAGCAGCCTGGTTCCGGTCTTTGCCACCTGGATCATGAAGGAATCGCATAAGGGAGAAGAGAGAGAAGGCAGCTTCGGCAGGTTGAGAACACGTTATGAGCGGTATCTAAACTTTGTGCTGGATCGTCGGTGGCACGTCATCCTTGGCTACTTCGCGATCTCTGCACTCATTCTCTTCTTGGTTGCGCCCCGCATCGAGAGCGAGATATTCCCGGACTCCAACGGACCTGTCCTGCGAATGCGGCTGAAAGCGCCTATTGGCACGAGGATTGAAGAGACGGAGCCTATGGTGATTAATGCTCTGGATTTGATCCGCAAAACAGTCGGCAAAGATAACGTAGAGATTACCTCTGACTACGTTGGCGTTCAACCTTCAAGCTACCCGGTCAATCTCATTCATCTCTTTACGAGTGGCCCGGAAGAGGCTCTGGTACAGGTCCAGCTTCGGCCAGGCCATCCCGACGATGAGAGGTTACGAGAGGATCTTCGCGCCGCATTCCACAAGGAGATGCCTAACCTGACGATTGCATTTGAAGCGGGAGACATTATCTCGCAGGTCATGAGCTTCGGGTCGCCGACACCCATTCAGATCGATGTGCAAGGTGTCGACATCGATCAGGACTACGCCTATCTGGCAAAGGTCGAAGCCGAATTACGGAAGCTCGACTTCCTGCGGGATATTTCCATCGTTCAGCCCCATCTTTACCCGACTGTCGAGGTGACGGTAAACCGCGATTACGCAGGTCAGTTCGGCCTGACGATGGCCGACGTGACAAACTCGCTGACCCCGGCCACTGGTTCCTCCCGATTCACGGCACCGAACTATTGGCGTGATCCGAGAACGGGCAACGCATTCCAGATCCAGGTACAGCTACCTTCAAACCGTATGCAAGGTCTCGGTGCGCTCTGTACATTGCCGCTCATGCGCGATGGACAGACTCAACCGCAGCTCGATCAGGTTGCCAAACTGGAATACGGGACGATGCCTGAGATGATCGAACGATTGAGCGGACAGCGAATTGTGAGTGTAACTGCAAATCTGCACGGGATGCCTCTAGGCGAAGCACAAAAGCGCATAGCGGCGGTATTGAAGAATCTTCCAGCAGCGCCAAAGGGCTCGGTTGTTGCAGTACGGGGGCAAATCCCCGCCCTCGAAGAGACGATCTCTGGTCTCCGCACCGGACTTCTTCTCGCCATCGCCGTAATCTTCCTGCTGCTTATGGCGAACTTCCAGTCCCTTCGACTTCCGCTGGCCATACTATCCACAATTCCAGGTGTTCTTTGTGGCGTGGTTCTTATGCTGCTCTTCACAGGGACGACGCTTAACATCCAGTCCTTCATGGGGGCGATCATGGCAGTCGGCATTTCGGTCGCCAATTCCATTCTTCTCGTCAGCTTTGCAGAGCAGGCAAGACATCAGAATGAGGACGTCGAGACGGCGACACGGACGGGAGCGACAAGCCGCATTCGGGCCATTCTCATGACGGCGACCGCCATGATCTGCGGCATGGTTCCTATGGCAATTGGCTTTGGCGAAGGGAGCGCGCAGTCGGCTCCTCTCGGTCGGGCCGTGATCGGTGGACTCATCTTCTCCACGCTGACGACGCTCACTGTCCTCCCAGCCGTCTATGCTCTGCTACAACGCAAAGCATCTACCACGTCGAATTCACTGAATCCCGAAGACCCATCGAGTCGATACCATGTCCATCCATAA
- a CDS encoding efflux RND transporter periplasmic adaptor subunit, with product MSIHKRICFLPPLMCCPPAFSQSPAHVEMAKVESHSSARTVPLTAELAPFLQTDIEARSPGYVEKVLVDRGSPVHRGQLLVQLSAPEINSQTLASEANLHQAEADVAQAEAQAAAAESTAAKLQEAAKTPGAVAGNELLQAEKQRDAAQALVDSRKAAVRTAKDRLQASQATESYLRVTAPFDGMITDRFVNPGMLIDGGHTPMLKLQQVTHLRLIVPVPETYTASVVKGMSVVFHVPAHPGKSYTAKVARVPNALDQQSRSMMVELDVYNKDGSLAPGMYPTVDWPVGAGENLLFVPTTSVVTTTERAFVIASVNGRAHWIDVRKGPTAGENVSIRGQIAVGQEVVKRASDEIREGTSLR from the coding sequence ATGTCCATCCATAAACGCATCTGCTTTTTGCCTCCGCTCATGTGCTGCCCGCCCGCCTTCTCCCAGAGTCCCGCGCATGTGGAGATGGCGAAGGTGGAAAGCCATTCCTCAGCTCGAACGGTTCCTCTGACGGCAGAGCTTGCTCCATTTCTACAGACCGATATTGAAGCCCGCTCCCCTGGTTACGTGGAAAAGGTGCTTGTTGATCGGGGCAGCCCGGTTCACCGGGGGCAACTGCTGGTTCAGCTCTCCGCGCCGGAGATCAACTCGCAAACTTTGGCCTCGGAAGCGAATCTCCATCAGGCCGAAGCGGACGTCGCACAAGCCGAGGCTCAGGCGGCTGCGGCTGAAAGCACAGCAGCGAAGCTGCAAGAGGCAGCCAAAACCCCTGGTGCCGTCGCCGGCAACGAATTGCTGCAGGCCGAAAAGCAGCGGGATGCGGCGCAGGCGTTGGTGGATAGCCGGAAGGCTGCGGTACGCACCGCAAAAGACCGTCTCCAGGCGAGCCAGGCGACGGAGTCGTATCTCCGCGTGACTGCGCCGTTCGATGGAATGATTACCGACCGATTTGTTAATCCGGGAATGCTCATCGATGGCGGTCACACTCCAATGCTCAAGCTACAGCAGGTCACTCATCTGCGGTTGATAGTGCCCGTGCCTGAGACCTATACCGCCTCGGTCGTGAAGGGAATGTCAGTCGTGTTCCATGTTCCAGCGCATCCGGGAAAAAGCTACACAGCTAAGGTGGCACGCGTCCCGAATGCCCTCGATCAGCAGAGCCGATCGATGATGGTCGAACTGGATGTGTACAACAAAGACGGGAGTTTGGCTCCGGGTATGTATCCTACCGTTGATTGGCCGGTTGGCGCTGGAGAGAATCTTCTGTTTGTTCCCACCACAAGTGTCGTCACAACAACTGAGAGAGCTTTCGTGATTGCGTCGGTCAATGGCCGAGCGCACTGGATTGATGTGCGGAAGGGGCCAACTGCTGGGGAGAACGTTTCTATCCGAGGGCAAATCGCCGTCGGCCAGGAGGTCGTCAAGCGGGCTTCTGATGAGATCCGCGAAGGAACGTCGCTCAGATAG
- a CDS encoding winged helix-turn-helix domain-containing protein — MASEPAGVEQPIRFGEGYEVELRPRRLRRGSHVLKLERIPFEILLLLLEHRDEIVTRDQIVSRVWGQGVFLDTDNSIRGAIRKLRQVLKDDAETPRFIQTVTGQGYRFVALVITPKEPSAPSEPDAAGVPAGERDFVSELDSWLQARRLLLIEPDQDRTAEKTTDAGTEQAKRKSYRWLFVGAAALLSVACLLSFLVVRGWRRAANPPIHSQGKIVLAVLPFENLSRDPDQEFFSDGLTEEMIAQTGKLNRDRLTVVARSSVAKYKGTNLAAKEIGKELNADYLLQGAVRRSSDRVRITVQLVEAQSQTDLWTESYDRELKDLLAVQDSVVQSIASQIHIALTEEQKTRLANPRQIRPEAYEAYLKGRYHWNRRTADGMQKAEHYFQQAIDSDPTYAAAYSGLADCNSGLAWHGFKSPADALPKAYTAARKAVEIDPESAEAHASLGLVFSHDWNWAGAEAEFKRALELDPQYANAHHWYGDYLSIKSRHDEALAEASRAQELDPLNLMISTWVALRYYQARDYSRAIEQGRNSVEQDSNFAAAHLLLGEGYVQAGLRSEGVSELKRAASLSGGSPLYTAQVAVALAAAGQRRDALRIAHELETISRKRYVSPYGLAQIYAALKSDEDTFKWLQAAYRDHAVWMDYLAVDPIFDRYRSDHRFQELLRRIDLL; from the coding sequence ATGGCTTCCGAGCCAGCTGGAGTGGAGCAACCGATCCGGTTCGGCGAGGGCTACGAGGTTGAACTGCGTCCTCGGAGGCTCCGCCGTGGCAGTCATGTGCTGAAGCTTGAGCGTATCCCGTTCGAGATCCTTCTCCTGCTGCTTGAACACCGGGACGAGATTGTTACGCGGGATCAAATCGTTTCCAGGGTTTGGGGCCAGGGTGTTTTCCTGGATACCGACAACAGTATCCGGGGCGCGATCCGCAAGCTTCGCCAGGTCCTGAAGGATGACGCCGAGACCCCACGGTTCATACAGACCGTGACCGGGCAGGGGTATCGCTTCGTCGCGCTGGTTATTACTCCCAAAGAACCAAGCGCACCTTCCGAACCAGATGCAGCGGGTGTTCCTGCCGGCGAGCGGGATTTCGTGTCGGAACTCGATAGCTGGTTACAAGCCCGAAGACTGCTTTTAATCGAGCCAGATCAGGATCGCACGGCGGAAAAGACGACGGATGCCGGAACCGAACAGGCGAAGCGGAAGTCCTACAGGTGGCTTTTCGTTGGAGCAGCCGCTTTGCTCTCAGTCGCGTGCCTTCTGTCATTCCTGGTAGTTCGGGGCTGGCGACGAGCAGCGAACCCGCCCATACATTCCCAGGGCAAGATAGTCCTTGCTGTTCTGCCATTCGAAAACTTGAGCCGCGATCCGGACCAAGAGTTCTTCAGTGACGGTCTGACTGAAGAAATGATCGCCCAGACCGGAAAGCTGAATCGGGATCGACTCACCGTGGTAGCCCGCAGTTCGGTTGCAAAGTACAAAGGCACCAATCTGGCCGCGAAAGAGATCGGTAAAGAACTGAACGCGGACTATCTTCTCCAGGGCGCCGTTCGCCGCTCGTCGGACCGTGTACGAATCACCGTCCAACTCGTCGAGGCTCAAAGTCAGACAGACCTCTGGACCGAGAGTTACGACCGCGAACTCAAAGATCTGCTAGCTGTGCAGGACTCCGTCGTGCAAAGCATCGCGAGCCAGATACACATCGCTCTCACGGAAGAACAGAAAACACGTTTAGCAAATCCGCGGCAAATAAGGCCTGAAGCATACGAGGCGTATTTGAAAGGTCGCTACCACTGGAACAGGCGAACAGCCGACGGCATGCAAAAGGCGGAGCATTATTTTCAGCAGGCCATTGACAGCGATCCAACCTACGCAGCGGCATATTCCGGGCTGGCCGACTGCAACAGCGGGCTTGCGTGGCACGGGTTTAAATCCCCGGCCGACGCGCTTCCAAAAGCTTACACGGCCGCTCGCAAGGCGGTCGAGATCGACCCAGAATCTGCTGAGGCCCACGCCTCCCTAGGCCTCGTGTTCAGCCATGATTGGAATTGGGCCGGAGCCGAGGCCGAGTTCAAGCGTGCTCTGGAGTTGGATCCTCAATATGCAAATGCGCACCACTGGTACGGAGACTATCTTTCCATTAAGAGCCGCCATGACGAGGCGCTCGCCGAAGCGAGCCGTGCACAGGAACTCGATCCACTCAATCTCATGATCAGCACATGGGTGGCACTGCGATACTATCAGGCACGTGACTATTCCCGCGCAATCGAACAAGGTAGAAACTCTGTTGAGCAGGACTCGAACTTCGCAGCTGCACACCTTCTGCTGGGCGAGGGCTACGTTCAGGCAGGCTTGCGCAGCGAGGGCGTTAGTGAGCTGAAGCGGGCTGCGAGTCTGTCAGGGGGTAGCCCACTTTACACAGCCCAGGTCGCGGTTGCCCTCGCAGCGGCAGGGCAGAGGCGTGACGCACTCCGAATCGCACACGAGCTAGAGACAATCTCGAGGAAGCGCTACGTTTCGCCCTACGGGTTGGCTCAGATCTACGCAGCGTTGAAAAGCGATGAAGACACATTCAAATGGCTGCAAGCCGCGTATCGCGATCACGCTGTCTGGATGGATTACCTCGCCGTCGATCCGATCTTTGATCGCTATCGCTCCGACCATCGTTTTCAAGAGCTTCTCCGGCGAATCGACCTGCTCTGA
- a CDS encoding vanadium-dependent haloperoxidase, whose translation MKTMHSGATKRTFGVCMLMATLLFGHAVAKADAVLDWNLIAVNTTNPSGPFVQARDVAIVQLAVFEAVNAITGDYRPYLGTIGAPHDASADAAAIQAAYRVLITYFPDPANASMLNAARANSLALIPDGQPKSDGIAVGDASASAMIALRANDGSSPAQFKIPGPVVPGEWQATPSCPKPNGIGVGVFFQWGKVTPFGIPSVSEFLLDPPPALDSNQYAKAYNEVKTVGSASANSIERPPDRANVVLFYAASSPTFVFNQAARQVVAQEGRRSLSENARAFALINMAIGDGSFASFFNKYHYNFWRPETAIHAGDTDDNPKTDPDPNWVPFIPAPCFPGYPSNHGSLSNAGAEVMRRLYGEAGHAITLSNPAVPTIVLHYGSFRQITDDITDARVYGGIHFRTDQDAAARLGRAVGRAVYKSNLRAVHDYGWDDDRDDK comes from the coding sequence ATGAAAACGATGCATAGTGGCGCAACGAAGAGAACTTTTGGCGTATGCATGTTGATGGCGACTCTACTGTTCGGGCACGCGGTCGCAAAGGCCGATGCGGTTCTGGACTGGAACCTGATTGCGGTAAACACAACCAACCCAAGCGGACCGTTCGTCCAGGCGCGAGATGTAGCGATTGTGCAACTCGCTGTCTTTGAAGCCGTCAACGCTATCACCGGGGACTATCGACCGTACCTTGGGACCATCGGCGCACCTCATGACGCCTCAGCCGACGCCGCAGCCATCCAGGCTGCCTATCGGGTGCTCATTACGTATTTCCCAGATCCGGCCAACGCGTCGATGCTCAACGCTGCTCGCGCGAACTCGCTGGCTCTCATACCGGACGGCCAACCCAAAAGTGACGGCATAGCCGTAGGCGACGCCTCAGCTTCTGCCATGATCGCTCTTCGTGCTAACGACGGCTCGTCGCCGGCGCAATTCAAAATACCCGGCCCGGTGGTTCCAGGCGAGTGGCAGGCCACGCCGAGCTGTCCAAAACCTAATGGAATCGGGGTCGGAGTTTTCTTTCAATGGGGGAAGGTCACTCCCTTCGGTATCCCGAGTGTTAGTGAGTTTCTCCTCGATCCGCCACCAGCGCTTGACAGCAACCAATACGCGAAAGCCTACAACGAGGTGAAGACGGTAGGGAGCGCCAGCGCCAACAGCATAGAGCGGCCTCCAGATCGGGCTAATGTCGTGCTCTTCTACGCTGCCTCCTCGCCAACCTTCGTATTCAATCAGGCCGCAAGGCAGGTCGTCGCGCAAGAAGGGCGGCGTTCGCTGTCCGAGAACGCACGGGCTTTCGCTCTGATCAACATGGCGATCGGCGACGGCTCGTTCGCTTCCTTCTTCAACAAGTACCACTACAACTTCTGGCGTCCCGAAACCGCGATCCATGCAGGTGACACGGACGACAACCCGAAAACCGACCCTGATCCGAACTGGGTCCCATTCATCCCGGCCCCATGTTTCCCGGGTTATCCCTCAAACCACGGCAGCTTATCCAATGCGGGAGCCGAGGTCATGAGACGTCTTTACGGCGAAGCTGGACATGCGATCACGTTGTCAAACCCGGCGGTCCCCACCATCGTGTTGCACTACGGATCATTCAGGCAGATTACCGACGACATCACCGACGCTCGCGTTTACGGCGGGATACATTTTCGAACCGACCAGGACGCAGCAGCTCGCCTGGGTCGTGCTGTCGGCAGAGCAGTCTACAAGAGCAACTTGCGTGCTGTGCACGATTATGGCTGGGATGATGACCGGGATGATAAGTGA
- a CDS encoding IS6 family transposase yields the protein MDEVFIRINGQQRYLWRAVDQDGDVIDILVQPHRDQRAAERFFRKLLRGQGSEPLQIITDKLRSYSAAMRSIFSNVTHRVERYANNRVEASHQLTRQRERQMRRFKSARHAQRFLSLHDAVRNLFRVGRHLLRSSNHRLLRSRSFAVWREVTVA from the coding sequence TTGGATGAAGTCTTCATTCGAATCAACGGCCAACAGCGGTATTTGTGGCGCGCCGTGGATCAGGACGGCGACGTGATCGACATTCTGGTCCAGCCGCATCGTGATCAGCGCGCCGCAGAGCGATTTTTTCGAAAACTCTTGCGTGGCCAGGGTTCCGAACCACTGCAGATCATTACCGACAAATTGAGAAGCTACTCCGCTGCCATGCGAAGCATCTTCAGCAACGTGACTCACAGGGTGGAGCGGTACGCCAACAATCGCGTCGAAGCCTCGCATCAGCTAACGCGCCAACGGGAACGGCAAATGCGCCGATTCAAATCTGCCAGGCACGCACAACGCTTTCTCTCCCTCCATGATGCCGTCCGAAATCTGTTCCGTGTAGGCCGACACTTATTGAGGTCTAGCAATCACCGGCTACTGCGATCGCGGTCATTCGCGGTCTGGCGGGAAGTGACTGTGGCCTAA
- a CDS encoding winged helix-turn-helix transcriptional regulator: protein MDTVRKLRHTSFECNPGCPVEATISLIDGKWKCVILYHLLDGTLRFSELRRRVPCVTQRMLTNQLRELEADGLIVRTVYPQVPPKVEYSLSLLGDSLQPVLVALGAWGEANMSLFGRSGSEASP from the coding sequence ATGGATACTGTAAGAAAGCTCCGGCACACTAGCTTTGAATGCAATCCGGGCTGTCCAGTCGAGGCGACGATCAGCCTCATCGACGGGAAATGGAAGTGCGTGATTCTGTATCACCTGCTTGACGGCACGCTGCGATTCAGTGAATTGCGGAGGCGTGTTCCGTGTGTGACACAGCGCATGCTTACGAATCAGCTTCGCGAATTGGAGGCAGACGGGCTGATTGTACGCACGGTCTATCCTCAGGTACCTCCAAAGGTCGAGTACAGTCTTTCTCTCTTGGGCGATAGTTTGCAGCCCGTGCTTGTGGCATTGGGAGCATGGGGCGAGGCCAATATGAGCCTGTTCGGAAGATCAGGATCAGAGGCTAGCCCGTGA
- a CDS encoding GlcG/HbpS family heme-binding protein, with the protein MSTQQANSFVTASVSRNAAVALIDAALAHAEKAGIEVSIAVTDAGGHLKAFQSTDNARFLTCDVAIDKAWTAASYGIPTHMWNSLLTGNSKIEQLSHRRAWLRLVLVTLSWRTEN; encoded by the coding sequence ATGAGCACACAGCAAGCAAACTCTTTCGTCACGGCGTCCGTCTCCCGCAATGCAGCGGTCGCTCTCATCGACGCCGCACTCGCGCATGCGGAAAAGGCAGGAATCGAGGTGTCCATAGCAGTCACTGATGCAGGCGGTCATCTCAAAGCATTCCAGTCGACCGACAATGCTCGCTTTCTGACTTGCGACGTCGCAATCGACAAAGCCTGGACCGCCGCGTCGTACGGCATCCCGACGCATATGTGGAACTCACTGCTGACTGGGAATTCTAAAATTGAACAGCTCTCGCATCGCCGCGCATGGTTGCGGTTGGTGTTGGTCACCCTATCCTGGAGAACGGAAAACTGA
- a CDS encoding heme-binding protein, protein MVAVGVGHPILENGKLIGGIGISGGNYHQDARACEVALESVGFQVSVGFAVPAE, encoded by the coding sequence ATGGTTGCGGTTGGTGTTGGTCACCCTATCCTGGAGAACGGAAAACTGATCGGCGGGATCGGAATCTCCGGTGGAAACTACCACCAAGATGCCCGTGCTTGTGAGGTTGCTTTGGAGTCGGTCGGTTTTCAAGTTTCCGTAGGATTCGCTGTTCCTGCTGAATAA